Below is a window of Mycobacterium dioxanotrophicus DNA.
GAGAAGGCGCTCGACGAGTGCACCGTCACCGAAACCCAGTTGCACACCGCGCTTTTCGCCGAGAAGCCGGTTGCCTACGGGCACATCGTCGAGATCGACGGCGAGGTGGCCGCCACCGCGGTGTGGTTCCTCAACTTCTCCACCTGGGACGGGGTCGCCGGGATCTATTTGGAAGACCTCTACGTACGGCCCGCGTTCCGGCGTCGCGGGCTGGCCCGAAAGTTGTTGGCCACCTTGGCAGCCGAGTGCGTGGAGAACGGCTACTCCCGGCTCACCTGGGCCGTGCTGAACTGGAACGTCAACGCCATCGCACTGTACGACGCCGTCGGCGGCAAACCGCAGACCGAATGGACCACCTACCGCGTGTCAGGACCCGAACTCACCGCGTTGGCCGGCGAGCAGGCCTGACACGCCCCTAGCTCCTCGCCCTGGCTTTTCACACGCGTAGGACTTATCAGGTTGTCTGATAAGTTGTAGGCTCCATCAGGCAGGCCTGCTTCAAGCAACCCGTGGAAAGTGAGGGCCATGTCCGATTACGAAGATCTGTGCTGGATGCCTGCGGTCGAGTTGTCCAGCAGAATTGCCGCGCGTGAGGTCACCCCGCTCGATGTGGCCGAGGCCGTGCTGCGCCGGATGTCCGACGTCAACCCCACGCTCAACGCGTTCGTCTACCACAACCCCGACCAGGTGATGGCCGACGCCAAGGCGCTCACCGAGCAGCTCGCGGGCGGGCAAGCCGTATCGCCGCTGCACGGCATCCCGTTCAGCCTCAAAGAGGTGTGCGCCGTGGCGGGTACCCCGGCGACCTCCGGGATCGTCGCATTCAAGGATGCCGTGGCCCAGCACGACGAACCGGTGACCGCACGATTGAAGTCGGCGGGTGGCCTGTTCCTCGGCAAGACCAATCCAGCTGAGGGCGGGTACAAGGCCAACTCCTCCAACCATCTCTACGGCACGACCCACAACCCCTGGCGGCACGGCATGACCGCAGGGGGATCCAGCAGCGGCGCGGGCGCAGCCGTCGCAGCGGGGATCGGGCAGCTGGCGCAGGGCACGGACGGCGGTGGGTCGGTACGCATTCCGGCCGCACTCAACGGGGTTGTCGGGTTCAAACCGGCCCTGGGCCGGATCCCGCAGACCCGGCTTGCCGGTCGGTTCCACACCTTCGCCTACCACGGTCCGATCACCCGCACGGTGGCCGACACCGCGCT
It encodes the following:
- a CDS encoding GNAT family N-acetyltransferase, translating into MTEVIRRVRPGDEIEIAAMVRELAEFEKALDECTVTETQLHTALFAEKPVAYGHIVEIDGEVAATAVWFLNFSTWDGVAGIYLEDLYVRPAFRRRGLARKLLATLAAECVENGYSRLTWAVLNWNVNAIALYDAVGGKPQTEWTTYRVSGPELTALAGEQA